The genomic window GTGTCGCGGAGCCATGAACGTAATCGACAACGCTGCTCCCATTAATGCTGTAGTTGTTACTTAGGCCGGAGACTCCGTTGAAACTAGTCACCGGAACGTTATAGCTTGCGCCTGTCCCCGCAGCAGTGGCTCCAGGCATCAACAGTTCAAGAGACTCACGCGGATCACGCCCCTCCACAGGAACTCCCTTAATAAGGTTGGAGTCAAAGGTAGTTTGAATTTTTGCGGTCTCTGTATCAACCAGAGCCGAAGAACCCGATACATTCACTATCTGGTTTGCGGACCCAATCTGTAGAGTAACCGGTAGATTAACTGTGTCACGCGCATGGAGTATAACGTCTGATGCCCTGAACATCTTGAATCCGTCTAAAGAGCAGTTCACCGTATATGTTCCAACCGGAAGCGAAACGAACCTGTAATAGCCACTGCCGTTGCTTGTGGCTTTCGCCTCCACGCCTGTCTCCACGTTGCGTGCAACCACTATCGCATTTGGAATCACGGCGCCAGTCTGATCTGTCACTGAACCAACCAGCAAGGCCGAGATGTCCACCTGAGCAAACAATGAGGTGGAAGAGGAGATAAAGAAGGCTATACATGCCAAGGCCAGCAGAGGAGCAATCATGACTCCGGTTGTGCGACTTCCTGAATTATTTTTCTTACCGCATAGTCCTAAGCAAAGCATCGTGCCTCCAAAGAATAGATCTAGAAACCAGGATTTCCCATATTTGCCAAAGCTCCTCACCCATTCCAGGATGACGTCATGGCATCAAAGCATGTTCGTTTGGTTATGGAAAACGTGATAACTCTATTCGTCTGCAACGAGGTCCGTCATGATGCCATTGCATCAATATGCAATGGTTCATTCGCACTATGCTATGCATTCTTGATGCAACACCTTCGCCCGGCAACAGCGACGGCGTATGGCGGAAATGGAAGAAAGGCGCCTCTTCTATCGAGGCACGCCTGCATTCATCCGATCCTTGTAATAGCTGCGACACCTATCCACCAGCGCAAGGAGGCGGGCCGCCGGATTACGCCGCAGAAGTATCTCCGTCCTGACCTGAGTTCCCGTCTCTCTACTGCTGACTACATTCAAAGTACCGTGTAAGGCGCGGACCCGCTCTCTCATCCCGAGCAATCCAAATCCATGATTGCCCGGTGTCGACGGATCAAATCCTATGCCATCATCTTCGACCGTCAAACATACCTTGGTTACCATGTAGTCGAGAGTTACTGCAAGCTTCGTCGGATTAGCGTGACGCAGAGCGTTGGCAACCGCCTCTTGAGCAACACGGTAAATAACATCTTCGACAACTAGAGGAAGCCTGGCCACCGATCCTCTTGTTGTGAATTGGACATCGAGGTCGCACCCCATAGTCATCTGTTCAATCGATGCCTCGATTGCAGCTTGGATGGTAGTGCTCTCCGCCAAGGGCTGCGGGCGCAACATCATGATGCTCCGGTGAGCTTCTGAATGACTGTGTCTCACCATGTCTAAGGCCAGGTCTAGGTGGCGGCCGAGAATACCGCTATTTGCTGGAACTTTTTTTCTGGCCGCCTGAATTTGAAACGACAGACCTGCAAAGCCCTGTGCCAGGGTATCGTGCAACTCGTGTCCAACCCTGGCTCTTTCAGCCATAATCGCTCGATATCGAGCCTTCAGCATCTGAACCAAAGCTAGCTGACCGGCGATAATCAGACCTGCTATGAGCAGACCCAGTTCGAAAAGGTGTCTCGGACTCCACCATGGCGGGCCCGAAATGATGTCTATATCTTCGGCGGAGCGCAGTAAAAGGGCGAAGCCGCCTTTATAGCGCGTATCCAAAGGTTGCAAAGAGCAAATTCCACGAAGACGCAACAGCGATCCACGTTCCAGCCGGGGCAACAAGAAGCTGCTTCCTTCCGAGCTGAAGCGTGCAAGAAAGACCTGGTGGCCGCTTTCAAGTTTGAGCCAGGTCTCCTTATCTTTTCTTTGATCGTCAAGCAGCCTGCCCTGTACTTCAATCAATAGATCGGCGAATTTCCCGGACGCTGCCTGATCGGCCGCCACTGCCAGGGGTGGTACCGGCGTTCCGGACCAAAGAATGTGAAGCCGGCTATTTCGGAAGATGATTCCATTCTCAGTGTCGTACACGTTTCCAGTTACCAGAAGTTGATCTCCTATCTTCAGGTTCTGTAACGAAACTCCTTCGATCTCTGCCCCTCCAGTCGAATCCTGGATGTAGGCGGGATTTCCAGTAAGCGTAAGAGTGGTTCGAACCGTTACAGAGGAGTCCTCGGTTTGCATATGAGAGTGCAGAGCCGCGATCGATGTATACGACTTGTCGGTTTGAGAATTGTCGGGGCCCTTGCTATTCAAAATGGTAGCGAAGGCAAGGAGCAAAACTGCGCCATTCATCTGTTACACCGCCGTTTCCCGATTCTCAACGTAACGATTGCAGGTTAGTTGCCCTGATATTTTTCCACTGTCCCCCTGAATCATAGGAACGCAATCCAATCTTCCCCTGTTCAGGGCACCGATCGAGAAACTCATCGAGCCGAACCAGGTTAGTCTTTCCATCCTGGTTTGCGAATATGCTCACATGACAGCCTTTAAGCTCCATCCGCAGGTGGTACCAGGTGTTCGGGATAATGGGATACGGCAGGACCTTGGTGACAATCTCATTCCAACCATGATCGGCAACGCCGAAGACGAGTGACTGATCGCGCACTCGCAGACCACCATACAAGCCGCTGTATGCATCTACTCCCTGCTCCGGGTCAGACACTCTAGAAATGAGGCCGGCGTCACCGCTGCTATTGAGCGCTATGTCGGCCTCCAGAATGTAGTCTCTCCAATATTGCGAACCGGTAACAAGCTTTGCCCCTCGCTCGTTCGACTCGTTCACCATGACGCCGGCTTGAACTTTCCAGTTACCTCCATAGGCGGACCATTCAGAGTTGTCGCTGGCCGCGAAGCTATCGCGATAGGGCAATCCTCTCGCCGGGGAACGGAGATAGTGACCAATTGGCACAGTCAAGGAGTAGCAGAGTATAGCTGCGGCAACGAAGAGCAGGGTATCGCGTGTTATTGGCCGCATAAGAAAAGCCTTCTATTTAAAATCAAGATGATCCTTCTCAAAGCGTCTGCCCTGGCCGCATCCTGTGATGCGTAGTTTCAACGGAAATTATAGTTCTGCATATTGTTGCGGGTGAGGAGCATTGCTTTGACATGTTGAGGCCGCGGTAACGGCTCTCCCTTTACGCCCGCGATGGCCGCTTTCGCCGCGAGATATCCAATCTGATAGCCATCCGATACAACGAGAGAATCGATGCTTCCCAAACTTAGATCGTCCGCGAGAAATAGATCGCGGTCGCAGCCGACAAGCGTTATCGCGCGCGTGCCGCCGAGTTGTTGAAGTGCAAGGATTGTCCCTTCCGTTGCGCTCGCGCTTACGGCAAAGATGGCCTTGATCCGAGGAAAGGCGTCGAGGATCTCCCTGGCGTTCTGTTCGGCTTCCTGGATTTGCGAAGATCCACGTTGGCGAATGACTACTTTCACATTCGGATGGCCAGCCATTACTTCGATAAAGCTGCGCGAACGAGAGGTAGTCTCCGGAGCTCCACGGTCCAATCCAATAATCGCAACTTCTCCGGTCCCTCCGATTTTGTCAGCGATTCGGTTTGCCGCAAGCCTGCCGAATTCGATTTGATCCGGGGATACCGATGTTAAGTATGGGCCGCTCGGCATGGGAAGGTCAGCCTGGACTATCACAGTCGGAATCTTGCGGGAGACGAACTGATTAATGGTGGTGATCAAAGCCAGGTCATTCGTCGGCCCAAGAATGATCGCCTTTGCTCCTTTCTCCACGGCGGTGGATGCGAGGAGGATTTGGCGATCGACATCGTCTTCCCGCGTTGAAGCATTCCAATAGAGATGGTACCCGGCATCCCGTGCCGCCTGTTGCGCGCCCCGATGCATTGCCTCCGTAAAGTTCGTTCCACTGGTGCGCGGGATAAAGGCAATGGTGGGAGAGTTGGGTGCAACTCGAACCATAGGAAGTAATGCCACGGAAAAACCGCAGAGACCGCCCAGCAGGCCGATGGCAATTGCGCGGATTGTGTTTCTTACACGCAATGTCATCTCTTTGAGGGAAGGTGCGACGGTTTCTATACGCCACGAGTGAACCAATCATCCGAGGGTCGAAAAGCAAAGTCAATTCAGTCTTTGAGCTTGACCAGTCTGCGTCGAATCGAGATGGTCGCCGCCTCGGTCCGGTCTTTTGCCCCAAGCTTTGCAAGCAGGCTGATCACATGGTTTCTTGCGGTGATGTCGCTGATGTACAGCTTTTCCGCAATGCCTTTATTGGTCAATCCTTCAACAACCAGCTCCAGCACTTCCTGTTCCCTCCGGGTAAGCGCCGACCGGCCCAGACGCTCCGCTAAACGTATGGCCAGGGCGGCGGGGATATGCCGCTTCCCCCGGTTCACGGTGCGGATCGCGTCGATCACCTCTTCCTGCGAAGTATTCTTCAACAAGTACCCGTACGCGCCGGCTTCGAGGGCGTTGAAGATATCCTCATCGAGCTGATAGTTGGTGAGAACCAAGGTCCGGATGTCCGGATGCGCGTGGCGGAGCGCGACAATCACCTCTACTCCGCTCAGGCCAGGCATTCTCAAATCCAGCAGCACCACGTCCGGGTTCACTTCGGCGACCAGCCGGATGGCCTCTGTGCCGGAGGAGGCCATCGCAACGATGCTGATCCCCGCCTCGCCGTCGAGCATGCTGCGCAGTCCAAGACGGACCACTAGATGGTCGTCCACCACGAGCACCCGAATCGTATTGTCTTCCGCCATGAAGGTTCCTTGTGGTCTGGTTGGTCAACTATGGGAGCTTCGTCATCCCAAAATGGCGATGAAGCTCTGTGCAGCCTGCTCATTGTAATGCCTTTAAAGGGTGATCCGCACGGTGCATATGCACCACCATCCTTAGGGGCCTCCTTTAAGGAGGGCCTGATTTCGTCTCCAAACATTTCTTCGGTGATGAAGTCACCTTGATAATGTCTTCTGCTGCCTGCCTAGACCACATAAGACCATCATCCCACTCGCGATTGACCGGTATCCAACGATAATCTGGAGCCTGAAAGATTTTTCTATGCCTGCGAAATCGAACGGCTCTTCGTATGCCATCTATCGAACGCGTAACCCTGCTGGCGGCCCATATTCATGAGGCACGTGTGCCCCAACTGAGGTTACATCGCAGGTGCTTCATCGATGTAGGTTTTTACCTCATCGTAAGACCACGATTTATCGCAACCGAGAACTTCCATGCGTAGAGAAAATGCAAAGACGCCGCGCGGTGACAGTTCCGGCGCCGTTCCCGCCGCTATGGCTACGGCAAGGGAGCCGCATGGCGCGACCGTCGGCTCCATGGCAACGGCATATTGTTTCTGTTTCATGGGCCTATCCGGCCATCCCCCGTTGCAAAGCCA from Granulicella sp. L56 includes these protein-coding regions:
- a CDS encoding sensor histidine kinase, translating into MNGAVLLLAFATILNSKGPDNSQTDKSYTSIAALHSHMQTEDSSVTVRTTLTLTGNPAYIQDSTGGAEIEGVSLQNLKIGDQLLVTGNVYDTENGIIFRNSRLHILWSGTPVPPLAVAADQAASGKFADLLIEVQGRLLDDQRKDKETWLKLESGHQVFLARFSSEGSSFLLPRLERGSLLRLRGICSLQPLDTRYKGGFALLLRSAEDIDIISGPPWWSPRHLFELGLLIAGLIIAGQLALVQMLKARYRAIMAERARVGHELHDTLAQGFAGLSFQIQAARKKVPANSGILGRHLDLALDMVRHSHSEAHRSIMMLRPQPLAESTTIQAAIEASIEQMTMGCDLDVQFTTRGSVARLPLVVEDVIYRVAQEAVANALRHANPTKLAVTLDYMVTKVCLTVEDDGIGFDPSTPGNHGFGLLGMRERVRALHGTLNVVSSRETGTQVRTEILLRRNPAARLLALVDRCRSYYKDRMNAGVPR
- a CDS encoding substrate-binding domain-containing protein, coding for MRVRNTIRAIAIGLLGGLCGFSVALLPMVRVAPNSPTIAFIPRTSGTNFTEAMHRGAQQAARDAGYHLYWNASTREDDVDRQILLASTAVEKGAKAIILGPTNDLALITTINQFVSRKIPTVIVQADLPMPSGPYLTSVSPDQIEFGRLAANRIADKIGGTGEVAIIGLDRGAPETTSRSRSFIEVMAGHPNVKVVIRQRGSSQIQEAEQNAREILDAFPRIKAIFAVSASATEGTILALQQLGGTRAITLVGCDRDLFLADDLSLGSIDSLVVSDGYQIGYLAAKAAIAGVKGEPLPRPQHVKAMLLTRNNMQNYNFR
- a CDS encoding family 16 glycoside hydrolase — protein: MRPITRDTLLFVAAAILCYSLTVPIGHYLRSPARGLPYRDSFAASDNSEWSAYGGNWKVQAGVMVNESNERGAKLVTGSQYWRDYILEADIALNSSGDAGLISRVSDPEQGVDAYSGLYGGLRVRDQSLVFGVADHGWNEIVTKVLPYPIIPNTWYHLRMELKGCHVSIFANQDGKTNLVRLDEFLDRCPEQGKIGLRSYDSGGQWKNIRATNLQSLR
- a CDS encoding response regulator transcription factor; translation: MAEDNTIRVLVVDDHLVVRLGLRSMLDGEAGISIVAMASSGTEAIRLVAEVNPDVVLLDLRMPGLSGVEVIVALRHAHPDIRTLVLTNYQLDEDIFNALEAGAYGYLLKNTSQEEVIDAIRTVNRGKRHIPAALAIRLAERLGRSALTRREQEVLELVVEGLTNKGIAEKLYISDITARNHVISLLAKLGAKDRTEAATISIRRRLVKLKD